The following coding sequences lie in one Cryptococcus tetragattii IND107 chromosome 7, whole genome shotgun sequence genomic window:
- a CDS encoding ATP-dependent RNA helicase ROK1 has product MASAFSLLTAGGAKFDKSRFKDDFQLFEAKKRKDRKGKSKQVDTVATGSALPSSLDFFGDHPHSQHKPQPESESESDSESDSGSSSTSIPAPPPQKITLTGSEPLPESLHTNLPSLVNHESHSLTSAEGGPLLSALSQANIHSLWGVQCAVGGCLLEDRDTLCVAPTGSGKTLSYVLPTIVKLRDPARKLKGTEEGKGVRALVVVPTHDLAVQIQGVIKAVTRGRHWRSMVLTKATEKAVWESAPGEAVRAGEDSDNEMKDEEDSADEEDEEDDEDDSESTGSVNEFAPKVSGNPEGLGIDVLVATPERLHHLIDSRRISLAQTKYVILDESDRLLSSDFLPQVEPILSACTNPTVQKCFLSATMPAGAEALAKKWLKDGGVRVVVGVKDSAVTTVDQSLLYTGSESGKLLALRNLISSGQLPYPSLIFVQSIERAEELYKTLVLDGIKVDAVHGGKAKTKRDEAIEDFRMGTVWMLVVTEVLARGMDFRGVKVVINYDFPQTVPSYIHRIGRTGRAGRPGKAITFFNIEDGPYLRTIANVLRSSGCPVPEYMLDMKKPTKNEKKKLAKAPPKRKAVGGGGRDLNREAGKKKKQMVEASKKRKMLGEGGRGEEKEKMDDEE; this is encoded by the exons ATGGCGTCTGCATTCAGCTTGCTCAcagcaggaggagcaaAGTTCGACAAGTCTAGGTTCAAGGACGACTTCCAGCTCTTTGAAGCA aagaagcgtAAGGATCGTAAAGGCAAGAGCAAGCAGGTAGACACTGTGGCCACAGGATCAGCCCTTCCCAGCTCATTAGACTTCTTTGGAGACCATCCCCACTCTCAGCACAAGCCACAGCCAGAATCTGAGTCCGAATCGGACTCTGAATCCGACTCTggttcctcctcaacctctaTCCCTgcacctcctccccaaAAGATCACCCTTACCGGGTCCGAACCACTTCCCGAATCTCTCCACACCAACCTGCCGTCATTAGTCAATCACGAATCCCATTCACTTACATCTGCCGAAGGAGGCCCACTTCTCTCTGCGCTCTCTCAAGCAAACATTCACTCACTTTGGGGTGTACAGTGCGCAGTCGGAGGATGTTTGTTGGAAGACAGAGACACTCTCTGTGTTGCTCCGACTGGTTCTGGAAAGACACTGTCTTATGTGCTTCCTACTATTGTCAAGCTGCGTGATCCCGCAAGGAAACTCAAGGGCAccgaagaaggcaaaggtGTGAGAGCATTGGTTGTGGTGCCCACTCACGATTTGGCGGTTCAGATCCAGGGTGTCATTAAAGCAGTAACCAGGGGCAGGCATTGGAGGTCCATGGTTCTTACAAAAGCTACCGAGAAGGCGGTCTGGGAAAGTGCTCCAGGGGAGGCTGTTAGGGCGGGCGAGGATAGTGACaatgagatgaaggatgaggaggacagtgcagacgaggaagacgaggaagacgacgaagaCGACAGTGAATCTACTGGCTCTGTGAATGAGTTTGCGCCCAAAGTCTCTGGTAACCCTGAAGGACTTGGTATCGACGTGCTCGTCGCTACACCAGAGCGtcttcaccatctcatCGATTCTCGACGAATTTCCCTTGCCCA AACCAAATACGTCATCCTCGATGAATCAGatcgtcttctttcatctgaTTTCCTGCCCCAAGTCGAGCCGATCCTGTCAGCATGCACCAACCCTACCGTCCAGAAATGCTTCTTGTCCGCCACCATGCCTGCAGGCGCCGAAGCCCTTGCCAAAAAATggttgaaggatggtggCGTTCGAGTGGTCGTGGGTGTGAAAGACTCTGCAGTCACCACTGTCGACCAATCCCTTCTCTACACAGGTTCTGAATCCGGTAAACTCCTTGCCCTTCGAAACCTCATTTCTTCCGGTCAGCTTCCATACCCTTCActcatcttcgtccagTCTATCGAGCGAGCAGAAGAGCTTTATAAGACGCTGGTATTGGATGGGATCAAGGTGGATGCTGTGCATGGTGGTAAGGCGAAAacgaagagagatgaggcGATCGAGGACTTCAGGATGGGCACCGTCTGGATGCTGGTTGTCACCGAAGTTTTGGCGCGAGGAATGGACTTTAGAGGTGTCAAGGTTGTCATCAATTACG ACTTCCCCCAGACTGTCCCGAGTTACATCCACCGAATAGGTCGTACCGGTCGCGCCGGTCGTCCAGGAAAAGCCATCacattcttcaacatcgAAGACGGTCCTTACCTTCGTACCATCGCCAACGTCCTCCGCTCTTCTGGGTGCCCAGTTCCAGAGTACATGCTGGATATGAAGAAGCCTACCaagaacgagaagaagaagctcgcCAAGGCCCcgccgaagaggaaggctgttggtggaggtggaagggaCTTGAATAGGGAAgcagggaagaagaaaaagcagaTGGTTGAGGCTAgtaagaagaggaagatgttgggggaaggggggagaggtgaggaaaaggagaagatggatgatgaggagtaG
- a CDS encoding UV damage endonuclease UvdE yields MPAPFPPSKPPRETLLAVALSMDEDNVTPPPASDAENEQVGKALDGAAVRVLTKRKRSSKLIVEEEGMENEEVSSTKGKKRGRKARDELSTAKKEAEREEELDVKERLTTPANGKKSGRKTKVESAVAAENEEQEKKPKKKAVKKSRIAENEPQYDEEGNEIVTRNRKPRVYQKKIYEIPDVERKTTTFRGRLGYACLNTVLRANKPNSIFCSRTCRIASIEEEGLELPKGLGLMNMRDLKTLIQWNEDNKIRFMRMSSEMFPFASHAKYGYSLDFADAELKEAGELAKKYGHRLTMHPGQFTQLGSPKKAVVNASIRELEYHCEIMDRMGLGPDGVMIIHMGGVYGDKDSTLARFKENYTTLASDKVKARLVLENDEICYNVDDLLPVCTELDIPIIFDYHHDALNPSASPPAELIPRIAEVWNRKGIKMKQHLSEPRPGAESIMKRRAHADRCQTLPAELPDDVDLMIEAKDKEQAVFELYRIYGLEDVVHDNLRPPDPKPGMQTKGRKSNLKKKAKEARDVDPLGEPVQLSDIEKGGDGGAGDEVVKKGGEVAEAVDDAGMEIDGEATKEMP; encoded by the exons ATGCCCGCTCCGTTCCCACCATCGAAACCACCAAGAGAGACTTTACTGGCCGTAGCACTTTCCATGGACGAAGATAACGTTACACCTCCACCAGCTTCTGATGCCGAGAATGAGCAGGTTGGGAAGGCGCTGGATGGCGCTGCAGTCCGAGTGTTGACCAAGCGCAAGAGGAGTTCAAAATTGAttgtagaagaagaaggaatggagaatgaagaagttaGTTCaacaaaagggaaaaaaagaggccGAAAGGCCAGGGATGAACTTTCTACGGCCAAGAAAGAAGCGGAgcgtgaagaagagcttgacgTCAAGGAAAGATTGACAACACCCGCCaatgggaagaaaagcGGACGAAAAACCAAAGTTGAATCAGCAGTCGCAGCCgaaaatgaagaacaagaaaaaaaaccaaagaaaaaagcAGTAAAGAAATCACGAATAGCCGAAAACGAACCTCAGTacgacgaagaaggcaatGAGATCGTCACGCGCAATCGAAAGCCTAGAGTataccaaaaaaaaatttACGAAATTCCTGATGTTGAGCGGAAGACGACAACGTTCAGAG GGCGCCTTGGATACGCCTGTTTGAACACCGTGTTGCGAGCCAACAAGCCCAATAGCATATTCTGCTCAAGAACTTGTCGCATCGCCAGTatagaggaagaaggactGGAGTTGCCTAAGGGACTTGGGCTAATGAATATGCGAGACCTCAAGACGTTGATACAGTGGAACGAAGACAACAAAATCCGTTTCATGCGGATGTCTTCCGAAATGTTCCCATTTGCGTCTCACGCCAAGTATGGATACTCTCTCGATTTCGCAGATGCAGAGTTGAAGGAAGCAGGCGAATTAGCAAAGAAGTACGGACATAGACTGACTATGCATCCTGGTCAG TTCACCCAATTAGGATCACCGAAAAAGGCGGTAGTAAATGCCTCAATTAGAGAGTTAGAATATCACTGTGAGATTATGGACAGGATGGGACTTGGGCCTGATGGCGTCATGAT TATCCACATGGGTGGTGTTTATGGGGATAAGGACAGTACTTTGGCGAGATTCAAAGAAAACTACACCACCCTCGCGAGCGATAAAGTGAAGGCAAGGCTTGTCCTGGAGAATGACGAA ATTTGCTACAATGTCGATGACCTTTTACCAGTTTGTACTGAGCTCGacatccccatcatctttgATTATCATCACGACGCCTTGAATCCTTCCGCCAGTCCTCCAGCAGAGCTTATCCCGAGAATTGCAGAGGTTTGGAACAGGAAAGGAATCAAAATGAAGCAACATCTGTCAGAGCCTAGGCCTGGGGCAGAGAGCataatgaaaagaagggcgCATGCTGATCGATGTCAGACCCTCCCAGCGGAGCTGCCCGATGATGTCGATTTGATGATTGAGGCCAAAGACAAA GAGCAAGCTGTCTTTGAGCTGTATCGGATTTA TGGCCTAGAAGATGTCGTCCATGACAATCTGCGCCCCCCTGATCCTAAACCCGGCATGCAGACCAAGGGCCGAAAAAGCAATCTCAAAAA GAAAGCCAAAGAAGCCCGGGATGTCGACCCTCTAGGTGAACCAGTTCAGTTGTCGGATATCGAAAAGGGGGGTGACGGAGGGGCGGGCGATGAGGTCGTCAAGAAAGGCGGAGAGGTTGCGGAGGCGGTAGATGATGCGGGCATGGAGATTGATGGGGAAGCGACGAAAGAAATGCCctag